In Candidatus Hydrogenedentota bacterium, one genomic interval encodes:
- a CDS encoding DUF433 domain-containing protein codes for MNWQEYIEQRPEVMLGKPVIKGTRLTVELILERLGDGWSAEELFEAYPELCPEHIRAAQSYAAACLASDEAVFLAGK; via the coding sequence ATGAATTGGCAAGAATACATTGAACAGCGGCCAGAGGTTATGTTGGGCAAGCCCGTTATAAAGGGAACCCGCCTGACCGTCGAATTGATCCTCGAACGCCTTGGCGACGGCTGGTCCGCCGAAGAATTGTTCGAAGCCTATCCCGAACTGTGCCCGGAACACATCCGCGCCGCGCAGAGCTATGCGGCCGCCTGCCTCGCATCCGACGAGGCCGTATTCCTTGCCGGAAAA
- a CDS encoding SUMF1/EgtB/PvdO family nonheme iron enzyme codes for MRFFGCYTFACLGLCLLCGAASAAERGSGGMTAPASPAPQKWAVIIGVGNYDDVTISDLPSAVNDARALRDRLVAMEQGFPAANVLLLTDGEDDMHAPTRENMMKFLSSTLSMPGEDDTVLVYFAGHGVMADDQLYLLLRDATTEDVAFSGFAFAELKALLENVPAKKKILILDACHAGAGRGLGDKLSKEALAEIESASSGTVTLTSCGEQEQSYDMSETGHGAFTYFLLEALTGKADKDADNLISAHEAAYYTWEQTRRWAADQGFQQTPQRTESVSGEIILARPYTPAADASSARIEQPTPQPPSAIGVPFLEEWPVLRGAAEWLRQVPSEALTAAIAGLAFLGSATVWVWRSRRRRAFAKAYGASAPYEEEVLPPPPPPPLMEGGLQVVVNVPEARVKINGKLAGATRLKAPLCLPNLVAGEYLVEVDAPGRQPQAQRVNIPPKTWVNAGFILRTVGDTPKPSKRAPRRKKRRRWPGYAAATVVALLLGAAGYVGWNEMQRAQIQSRELPPMDLDAEPRTGLTRTLDLGNGVTLELAGISAGRFVMGSPEDEEQRVVAETQHQVTLTDSFWMGKYEVTQAQWERVMGANPSFFKGDRKQPVETVSWEDCQEFLRRLNGRVSGAFFRLPTEAEWEFACRAGTSTPFHFGETVSTDQANYNGHATYGRGRKGEYRRKTTPAGAFPANAWGLCDMHGNVWEWCQDWYGEYPESSVTDPHGARGGEHRVVRGGCCADGPAACRSANRNRGLPTDRKANVGFRVVAVSAR; via the coding sequence ATGCGTTTTTTCGGATGCTACACGTTTGCGTGTCTGGGCCTGTGTCTTTTGTGCGGCGCGGCTTCCGCCGCGGAGCGCGGCAGCGGCGGCATGACGGCGCCGGCAAGTCCGGCCCCGCAGAAGTGGGCGGTTATCATCGGCGTCGGCAATTACGATGACGTGACCATCTCGGACCTGCCCAGCGCGGTCAACGATGCGCGCGCCCTGCGCGACCGGCTTGTCGCCATGGAACAGGGCTTTCCTGCCGCGAACGTTCTGTTGCTCACGGACGGCGAAGATGACATGCACGCGCCCACGCGCGAGAACATGATGAAGTTCCTTTCCAGCACGTTGTCCATGCCCGGCGAGGACGACACGGTGCTTGTCTACTTCGCTGGTCATGGCGTGATGGCCGACGACCAGCTGTACCTGCTGCTGCGCGACGCGACGACCGAAGACGTCGCCTTCAGCGGATTCGCATTTGCCGAACTCAAGGCGCTTCTGGAAAACGTGCCCGCCAAGAAGAAAATCCTGATACTGGACGCCTGCCACGCAGGCGCCGGGCGCGGTCTTGGAGACAAACTAAGCAAAGAGGCTCTCGCGGAGATCGAGAGCGCGTCCAGCGGCACGGTCACTCTCACTTCGTGCGGCGAGCAAGAGCAATCCTACGATATGTCCGAAACTGGCCACGGTGCGTTTACGTATTTTTTGCTCGAAGCCCTGACCGGCAAGGCCGATAAGGACGCGGACAACCTGATAAGCGCGCACGAAGCCGCTTATTACACCTGGGAGCAGACACGCCGTTGGGCCGCGGACCAGGGTTTCCAGCAGACCCCGCAACGCACGGAGAGCGTCTCCGGCGAAATCATTCTCGCCAGGCCGTACACCCCGGCCGCCGATGCTTCCTCCGCACGAATCGAGCAACCCACCCCGCAGCCGCCCTCGGCGATTGGCGTGCCGTTTCTTGAGGAATGGCCCGTGCTGCGCGGGGCGGCGGAGTGGTTGCGGCAGGTCCCGAGTGAAGCGTTGACCGCCGCGATAGCGGGGCTGGCTTTTCTTGGTTCCGCGACGGTCTGGGTGTGGCGTTCGCGTCGCCGCCGCGCGTTTGCGAAGGCTTACGGGGCCAGCGCGCCGTACGAAGAGGAAGTGTTGCCCCCGCCGCCCCCGCCGCCGCTGATGGAAGGGGGGCTTCAGGTAGTCGTGAACGTGCCTGAGGCGCGCGTGAAGATTAACGGCAAACTCGCGGGCGCAACGCGCTTGAAAGCTCCGCTATGCCTGCCGAACCTCGTTGCCGGCGAGTATCTGGTGGAAGTGGACGCGCCCGGGCGCCAGCCGCAGGCGCAGCGGGTGAACATCCCGCCAAAAACCTGGGTCAACGCGGGCTTTATCCTGCGGACGGTTGGGGATACGCCCAAGCCCTCCAAACGCGCGCCCAGGCGCAAGAAGCGCCGCCGCTGGCCCGGTTATGCCGCCGCGACGGTCGTCGCCCTGCTGCTCGGCGCCGCAGGGTACGTAGGCTGGAACGAGATGCAGCGGGCGCAAATCCAGTCGCGAGAACTGCCGCCGATGGACCTCGACGCCGAGCCGCGCACCGGCCTGACACGCACCCTGGACCTTGGAAACGGGGTAACGCTCGAACTGGCCGGCATTTCCGCGGGCAGGTTCGTGATGGGCAGCCCCGAAGACGAAGAACAGCGCGTCGTAGCCGAAACGCAGCATCAGGTAACCCTCACGGACAGCTTCTGGATGGGCAAATACGAGGTTACACAGGCGCAGTGGGAGCGCGTGATGGGGGCCAATCCGAGCTTCTTCAAGGGCGACCGCAAGCAGCCGGTTGAGACCGTGTCCTGGGAGGACTGCCAGGAGTTCTTGCGCAGGCTGAACGGCCGGGTCAGCGGCGCGTTTTTCCGCCTGCCCACGGAAGCGGAATGGGAATTCGCATGCCGGGCCGGCACTTCGACGCCTTTCCATTTCGGGGAGACGGTCTCGACGGACCAGGCCAACTACAACGGGCACGCCACCTACGGCAGGGGGCGCAAGGGCGAGTACCGGCGCAAGACGACGCCCGCGGGCGCCTTCCCGGCCAATGCCTGGGGCCTTTGCGACATGCACGGCAACGTGTGGGAGTGGTGCCAGGACTGGTACGGCGAATACCCGGAGTCTTCCGTGACGGATCCGCACGGCGCGCGCGGCGGCGAACA